One Pseudomonas fluorescens genomic region harbors:
- a CDS encoding low specificity L-threonine aldolase: MTDKSQQFASDNYSGICPEAWAAMEQANHGHQRAYGDDEWTARAADHFRKLFETDCEVFFAFNGTAANSLALSSLCQSYHSVICSETAHVETDECGAPEFFSNGSKLLIAGTENGKITPQSIREVALKRQDIHYPKPRVVTLTQATEVGSVYTPEEVRAISATCKELGLHLHMDGARFSNACAYLGCSPADLTWKAGVDVLCFGGTKNGMAVGEAILFFNHKLAEDFDYRCKQAGQLASKMRFLSAPWVGILENDAWLKYARHANHCAQLLAELVSDIPGVELMFPVQANGVFLQLSEPAIAALTARNWRFYTFIGKGGARFMCSWDTDEERVRELARDIREVMSA; this comes from the coding sequence ATGACCGACAAGAGCCAACAATTCGCCAGTGACAACTATTCCGGTATCTGCCCTGAAGCCTGGGCAGCCATGGAACAGGCCAACCACGGCCACCAGCGCGCTTACGGCGACGATGAATGGACCGCACGCGCGGCCGACCATTTCCGCAAATTGTTTGAAACCGACTGCGAAGTGTTTTTCGCCTTCAACGGCACCGCCGCCAACTCGCTGGCCCTGTCATCTCTGTGCCAGAGTTACCACAGCGTGATCTGCTCGGAAACCGCCCACGTCGAAACCGACGAATGCGGCGCGCCGGAATTTTTCTCCAACGGTTCGAAACTGCTGATCGCTGGCACCGAAAACGGCAAGATCACGCCACAGTCGATCCGCGAAGTCGCACTCAAGCGCCAAGACATTCACTACCCGAAACCGCGTGTGGTAACCCTGACCCAGGCCACCGAAGTCGGCAGCGTCTACACCCCGGAAGAAGTCCGCGCCATCAGCGCCACCTGCAAGGAATTGGGCCTGCACCTGCACATGGACGGCGCGCGTTTCTCCAACGCTTGTGCGTATCTGGGCTGCTCGCCCGCCGATCTGACCTGGAAGGCCGGGGTCGATGTGCTGTGCTTTGGCGGCACCAAGAACGGCATGGCCGTCGGTGAAGCGATCCTGTTCTTCAACCACAAACTGGCGGAAGACTTCGATTACCGCTGCAAACAGGCCGGGCAACTGGCGTCGAAAATGCGCTTCCTATCGGCACCGTGGGTCGGCATTCTGGAAAACGACGCCTGGTTGAAATATGCCCGTCACGCCAACCATTGCGCGCAACTGCTGGCCGAACTGGTCAGCGACATCCCCGGCGTCGAACTGATGTTCCCGGTGCAGGCCAACGGTGTGTTCCTGCAACTGTCGGAACCGGCCATCGCCGCCCTGACCGCCAGGAACTGGCGCTTCTACA
- the purU gene encoding formyltetrahydrofolate deformylase — translation MSRAPDTWILTADCPSVLGTVDAVTRFLFEQGCYVTEHHSFDDRLSGRFFIRVEFRQPDGFDEQSFRAGLAERGQAFGMLFELTAPNYRPKVVIMVSKADHCLNDLLYRQRIGQLSMDVAAVVSNHPDLKPLADWHQIPYYHFPLDPNDKPAQERQVWQVIEEAGAELVILARYMQVLSPELCRKLDGKAINIHHSLLPGFKGAKPYHQAYNKGVKLVGATAHYINNDLDEGPIIAQGVEAVDHSHYPEDLIAKGRDIEGLTLARAVGYHIERRVFLNANRTVVL, via the coding sequence ATGAGCCGCGCCCCAGACACATGGATTCTGACCGCCGACTGCCCCAGCGTTCTCGGCACGGTGGACGCGGTCACGCGTTTTCTGTTCGAGCAAGGTTGCTATGTCACCGAGCACCACTCGTTCGATGATCGCCTCTCCGGGCGTTTCTTCATTCGCGTGGAATTCCGTCAGCCCGATGGCTTTGATGAACAATCCTTCCGCGCCGGCCTCGCCGAGCGCGGGCAGGCTTTTGGCATGCTGTTCGAGCTGACGGCGCCGAACTACCGTCCGAAAGTGGTGATCATGGTTTCCAAGGCCGATCACTGCCTCAATGACTTGCTTTACCGCCAGCGCATCGGTCAGCTGTCGATGGACGTGGCGGCGGTGGTGTCCAACCATCCGGATCTCAAGCCGTTGGCCGACTGGCACCAGATTCCCTACTACCATTTCCCTCTCGACCCCAACGACAAACCGGCGCAGGAGCGCCAGGTTTGGCAGGTGATCGAAGAGGCCGGCGCCGAACTGGTGATCCTCGCCCGCTACATGCAGGTGCTGTCGCCGGAGCTGTGCCGCAAGCTCGACGGCAAGGCGATCAACATCCACCACTCGCTGCTGCCGGGCTTCAAGGGCGCGAAACCGTATCACCAGGCCTACAACAAAGGCGTGAAACTGGTCGGCGCCACGGCGCATTACATCAATAACGATCTGGATGAAGGGCCGATCATCGCCCAGGGTGTCGAGGCAGTGGATCACAGCCATTACCCAGAGGATCTGATTGCCAAAGGGCGCGATATCGAAGGCCTGACATTGGCGCGGGCGGTTGGGTATCACATCGAAAGACGGGTGTTTTTGAACGCCAACAGAACCGTCGTTCTCTAG
- a CDS encoding sarcosine oxidase subunit delta, whose protein sequence is MLHIFCPHCGELRSEEEFHASGQAHIPRPLDPNACTDEEWGDYMFFRDNPRGLHHELWDHVAGCRQYFNVTRDTVTYEILESYKIGEKPQFTDKAGTAKTATTALGEKV, encoded by the coding sequence ATGTTGCACATCTTCTGTCCTCACTGCGGCGAACTGCGCTCCGAAGAGGAATTCCATGCATCCGGCCAGGCCCACATCCCGCGGCCGCTGGATCCGAACGCCTGCACCGATGAAGAGTGGGGCGACTACATGTTCTTCCGCGATAACCCGCGCGGTCTGCACCACGAGTTGTGGGACCACGTTGCCGGTTGCCGCCAATACTTCAACGTCACTCGCGATACCGTGACCTACGAGATTCTCGAGAGCTACAAGATCGGCGAGAAGCCGCAATTCACCGACAAGGCTGGTACTGCGAAAACAGCCACGACGGCGCTGGGAGAGAAGGTATGA
- the glyA gene encoding serine hydroxymethyltransferase gives MFSKQDQIQGYDDALLAAMNAEEQRQEDHIELIASENYTSKRVMQAQGSGLTNKYAEGYPGKRYYGGCEHVDKVEALAIERAKQLFGADYANVQPHSGSSANSAVYLALIQPGDTILGMSLAHGGHLTHGAKVSSSGKLYNAVQYGINTDTGLIDYDEVERLAVECQPKMIVAGFSAYSKTLDFPRFRQIADKVGALLFVDMAHVAGLVAAGLYPNPLPYADVVTTTTHKTLRGPRGGLILAKSNAEIEKKLNAAVFPGAQGGPLMHVIAGKAVCFKEALEPGFKAYQQQVIDNAQAMAGVFIKRGYDVVSGGTDNHLFLVSLIRQGLTGKDADAALGRAHITVNKNAVPNDPQSPFVTSGLRIGTPAVTTRGFKVAQCTELAGWICDILDNLGDADVEADVAKNVAALCADFPVYR, from the coding sequence ATGTTCAGCAAGCAAGACCAGATCCAGGGTTACGACGATGCACTGCTGGCGGCGATGAATGCCGAGGAGCAACGTCAGGAAGATCACATTGAACTGATCGCGTCGGAAAACTACACCAGCAAGCGCGTGATGCAAGCGCAAGGCAGCGGCCTGACCAACAAATACGCCGAAGGCTATCCGGGCAAGCGCTACTACGGCGGCTGCGAGCATGTGGATAAAGTCGAAGCGCTGGCGATCGAACGCGCCAAGCAACTGTTCGGCGCCGATTACGCCAACGTCCAGCCGCATTCCGGTTCTTCGGCCAACAGCGCCGTTTACCTGGCGCTGATCCAGCCGGGCGACACCATTCTCGGCATGAGCCTGGCCCACGGCGGTCACCTGACCCACGGCGCGAAAGTGTCGTCCTCGGGCAAGCTCTACAACGCCGTGCAGTACGGCATCAACACCGACACCGGGCTGATCGATTACGACGAAGTCGAGCGTCTGGCGGTCGAATGCCAACCGAAAATGATCGTCGCCGGTTTCTCCGCTTACTCGAAGACTCTGGACTTCCCGCGCTTCCGTCAGATCGCTGACAAGGTCGGCGCGCTACTGTTCGTCGACATGGCCCACGTTGCCGGCCTGGTCGCTGCCGGTCTGTACCCGAACCCGCTGCCTTACGCCGACGTTGTGACCACCACCACGCACAAAACCCTGCGCGGTCCACGTGGCGGGCTGATCCTGGCCAAGTCCAACGCAGAGATCGAGAAGAAGCTCAACGCTGCGGTGTTCCCCGGCGCCCAGGGCGGTCCGCTGATGCACGTCATCGCCGGTAAAGCGGTGTGCTTCAAGGAAGCGCTGGAGCCTGGCTTCAAGGCGTATCAGCAACAAGTGATCGACAACGCTCAGGCGATGGCCGGCGTATTTATCAAACGTGGCTACGATGTAGTGTCCGGCGGTACCGACAACCACTTGTTCCTGGTGAGCCTGATCCGTCAGGGCCTGACCGGCAAAGACGCCGACGCCGCCCTTGGCCGTGCGCACATCACCGTCAACAAGAACGCCGTGCCGAACGATCCGCAATCGCCGTTCGTGACCTCGGGCCTGCGCATCGGCACTCCAGCCGTCACCACGCGCGGCTTCAAGGTCGCCCAATGCACCGAGCTGGCCGGCTGGATCTGCGACATCCTCGACAACCTTGGCGATGCCGATGTTGAGGCGGATGTGGCGAAAAACGTCGCAGCCCTGTGCGCAGACTTCCCGGTTTATCGCTGA
- a CDS encoding sarcosine oxidase subunit alpha has protein sequence MSQTNRLSNGGRIDRNKVLSFTFNGQTYKGYEGDSLAAALIANGVDIIGRSFKYSRPRGIFAAGSEEPNAVLQIGATEATQIPNVRATQQALYQGLVATSTNGWPSVNNDMMGILGKVGGKLMPPGFYYKTFMYPQSFWMTYEKYIRKAAGLGRSPTENDPDTYDYMNQHCDVLIVGAGPAGLAAALAAARSGARVILADEQEEFGGSLLDSRESLDGKPAMEWVASVIAELKNTPDVLLLPRATVNGYHDHNFLTIHERLTDHLGDRAPIGQVRQRIHRVRAKRVVLATGAHERPLVYGNNDVPGNMLAGAVSTYVRRYGVAPGKKLVLSTNNDHAYRVALDWLDASLQVVAIADARSNPRGALVEEARAKGIRILTGSAVIEVRGSKRVTAARVAAIDVKAHAVSSPGEWLDCDLVASSGGYSPVVHLASHLGGKPIWREDILGFVPGEAPQKRVCVGGINGVYALGDSMADGFEGGVRAAAEAGFQTVEGVLPKALSRHEEPTLALFQVPHEKNSARAPKQFVDFQNDVTAGGIELATREGFESVEHVKRYTALGFGTDQGKLGNVNGLAIAARSLNVTIPQMGTTMFRPNYTPVTFGAVAGRHCGHIFEPVRHTALHAWHVKNGAEFEDVGQWKRPWYFPKNGEDLHAAVKRECKAVRDSVGLLDASTLGKIDIQGPDAREFLNRVYTNAWTKLDVGKARYGLMCKEDGMVFDDGVTACLADNHFVMTTTTGGAARVLQWLELYHQTEWPDLKVYFTSVTDHWATMTLSGPNSRKLLSAVTDIDLSSEAFPFMTWKEGLVGDVPARVFRISFTGELSYEVNVQADYAMGVLEQIVEAGKQYNLTPYGTETMHVLRAEKGFIIVGQDTDGSMTPDDLNMGWCVGRTKPFSWIGQRGMNREDCVKEQRKQLVGLKPIDPNVWLPEGAQLVFNTKQAIPMTMVGHVTSSYAHNSLGYSFAMGVVKGGLKRIGERVFAPLADGSVIEAEIVSSVFFDPKGDRQNI, from the coding sequence ATGAGCCAGACCAATCGCCTGTCCAACGGTGGACGGATCGACCGCAACAAAGTGCTGAGCTTCACCTTCAACGGCCAGACCTACAAAGGCTATGAAGGCGACTCGCTGGCCGCTGCACTGATCGCCAACGGCGTCGACATCATCGGCCGCAGCTTCAAGTATTCGCGTCCTCGCGGCATCTTCGCCGCCGGTTCCGAAGAGCCGAACGCGGTGCTGCAGATCGGCGCGACCGAAGCCACGCAGATTCCCAACGTGCGCGCCACGCAACAGGCGTTGTATCAGGGCCTTGTCGCGACCAGCACCAACGGCTGGCCGAGCGTCAACAACGACATGATGGGCATTCTCGGCAAGGTCGGCGGCAAGCTGATGCCGCCGGGTTTCTACTACAAAACCTTCATGTATCCGCAATCGTTCTGGATGACTTACGAGAAGTACATCCGCAAGGCGGCCGGGCTTGGGCGTTCGCCGACCGAGAACGATCCGGACACCTACGACTACATGAACCAGCACTGCGACGTGCTGATCGTTGGTGCCGGCCCGGCCGGTCTCGCCGCGGCGCTGGCCGCTGCGCGCAGCGGTGCCCGAGTGATTCTCGCCGATGAGCAGGAAGAGTTCGGCGGCAGCCTGCTCGATTCCCGCGAAAGCCTCGACGGCAAACCGGCGATGGAATGGGTTGCCAGTGTCATCGCTGAATTGAAGAACACCCCGGACGTGCTGCTGTTGCCGCGCGCCACGGTCAACGGTTACCACGACCACAACTTCCTGACCATTCACGAACGCCTCACCGATCACCTCGGTGACCGCGCGCCGATTGGCCAGGTGCGTCAGCGCATCCACCGTGTGCGCGCCAAGCGTGTGGTGCTGGCGACCGGCGCCCACGAGCGCCCGCTGGTCTACGGCAACAACGACGTGCCGGGCAACATGCTTGCTGGTGCGGTGTCGACTTACGTACGTCGCTACGGCGTGGCGCCAGGTAAAAAACTGGTGCTCTCGACCAACAACGATCACGCCTATCGTGTCGCGCTGGATTGGCTGGATGCCAGCCTGCAAGTGGTCGCCATCGCTGACGCCCGCAGTAATCCACGCGGTGCATTGGTGGAAGAAGCGCGCGCCAAAGGCATTCGCATCCTCACCGGCAGCGCCGTTATCGAAGTGCGTGGCAGCAAGCGCGTGACCGCTGCCCGCGTCGCCGCGATTGACGTAAAAGCCCACGCTGTAAGCAGTCCGGGCGAGTGGCTTGACTGCGATCTGGTCGCCAGTTCCGGCGGCTACAGCCCTGTGGTTCACTTGGCCTCGCACCTGGGCGGCAAGCCGATCTGGCGTGAAGACATCCTCGGTTTCGTGCCGGGTGAAGCGCCGCAGAAACGCGTATGTGTCGGTGGTATCAATGGCGTCTACGCGCTCGGCGATTCTATGGCGGACGGTTTCGAAGGTGGCGTACGCGCTGCCGCTGAAGCCGGTTTCCAGACCGTAGAAGGCGTGCTGCCCAAAGCTCTCAGCCGTCACGAAGAACCGACGCTGGCGCTGTTCCAGGTACCGCACGAGAAGAACTCGGCGCGCGCACCGAAGCAATTCGTCGACTTCCAGAACGACGTCACCGCCGGTGGCATCGAACTGGCGACCCGCGAAGGTTTCGAGTCGGTCGAGCACGTCAAACGCTACACCGCGCTGGGCTTCGGTACCGATCAGGGCAAGCTTGGCAACGTCAACGGCCTGGCCATTGCCGCCCGTTCGCTGAACGTGACCATCCCGCAGATGGGCACCACCATGTTCCGCCCGAACTACACGCCGGTGACTTTCGGCGCCGTGGCCGGTCGTCACTGTGGGCACATTTTCGAACCGGTTCGCCACACCGCGCTGCACGCCTGGCACGTGAAAAACGGCGCCGAGTTTGAAGATGTGGGTCAGTGGAAGCGTCCTTGGTATTTCCCGAAAAACGGCGAAGACTTGCATGCGGCGGTCAAGCGCGAATGCAAAGCCGTGCGCGACAGCGTCGGCCTGCTCGACGCCTCGACGCTCGGCAAGATCGACATCCAAGGCCCGGATGCCCGCGAGTTCCTCAACCGCGTGTACACCAATGCCTGGACCAAACTCGACGTGGGCAAGGCTCGCTACGGTCTGATGTGCAAAGAAGACGGCATGGTCTTCGACGACGGTGTGACCGCGTGCCTGGCGGACAACCATTTCGTCATGACCACCACCACCGGCGGTGCGGCTCGCGTGCTGCAGTGGCTGGAGCTGTACCACCAGACCGAATGGCCGGATCTGAAGGTTTATTTCACCTCCGTCACCGACCACTGGGCAACGATGACCCTGTCCGGGCCGAACAGCCGCAAGCTGCTCAGCGCCGTGACCGACATCGATCTGAGCAGCGAAGCATTCCCGTTCATGACCTGGAAAGAGGGTCTGGTGGGCGATGTGCCGGCGCGGGTGTTCCGTATCTCGTTCACCGGTGAGCTGTCGTACGAAGTCAACGTGCAGGCTGACTATGCGATGGGCGTGCTGGAGCAAATCGTCGAGGCCGGCAAGCAGTACAACCTGACGCCGTACGGCACGGAAACCATGCACGTGCTGCGGGCCGAGAAGGGTTTCATCATCGTCGGCCAGGACACCGACGGCTCGATGACCCCGGACGATCTGAACATGGGCTGGTGCGTCGGTCGCACCAAGCCGTTTTCGTGGATCGGCCAGCGCGGCATGAACCGCGAAGATTGCGTCAAGGAACAGCGTAAACAACTGGTGGGCCTCAAGCCGATCGATCCGAACGTGTGGCTGCCGGAAGGCGCGCAACTGGTGTTCAACACCAAGCAGGCGATTCCGATGACCATGGTCGGCCACGTCACCTCCAGCTACGCGCATAACTCGCTCGGCTATTCATTTGCGATGGGCGTGGTCAAGGGCGGTCTCAAGCGGATTGGCGAGCGGGTGTTTGCACCGCTGGCCGATGGCAGCGTGATCGAAGCGGAAATCGTTTCTTCGGTGTTCTTCGATCCGAAGGGTGATCGCCAGAACATCTGA
- a CDS encoding sarcosine oxidase subunit gamma, with product MTTANVYQQRPTTGARAESSLHHADLASLVGKGRKNAGVIVREKKLLGHLTIRGDGHDAAFAAGVHKALGIELPGALSVIVKGETSLQWMGPDEWLLIVPSGEEFAAEQKLREALGDLHIAIVNVSGGQQILELSGPNVRQVLMKSTSYDVHPNSFPVGKAVGTVFAKSQLMIRHTAEDTWELLIRRSFSDYWWLWLQDASAEYGLSVQA from the coding sequence ATGACCACAGCCAATGTTTACCAACAACGCCCGACCACCGGCGCCCGTGCCGAGTCGTCGCTGCACCATGCCGATCTCGCCAGCCTGGTCGGCAAGGGCCGCAAGAACGCCGGCGTGATCGTGCGTGAAAAGAAACTCCTCGGTCATCTGACCATTCGTGGGGATGGCCATGACGCGGCGTTCGCCGCCGGTGTGCACAAGGCACTCGGCATCGAATTGCCCGGCGCTCTGAGCGTTATCGTCAAAGGCGAAACCAGCCTGCAATGGATGGGCCCGGACGAGTGGCTGCTGATCGTGCCGAGCGGTGAAGAATTCGCCGCCGAACAGAAACTGCGCGAAGCGCTCGGTGATTTGCACATTGCGATCGTCAACGTCAGTGGCGGTCAGCAGATTCTCGAACTGAGCGGGCCGAACGTACGTCAGGTGCTGATGAAATCCACCAGCTACGACGTGCACCCGAACAGTTTTCCGGTCGGCAAAGCGGTTGGCACGGTGTTCGCCAAGTCGCAATTGATGATTCGCCATACCGCCGAAGACACCTGGGAATTGCTGATCCGCCGCAGTTTCTCGGATTACTGGTGGTTGTGGTTGCAGGATGCTTCGGCTGAGTACGGGTTGAGCGTTCAGGCCTAA
- a CDS encoding TraX family protein, whose product MHLSKRDGALDLLKWLALLSMLLDHLRYVGFSADWLYVPGRLAFPWFCLAMAANLARDSSRKMEWRYLGWLLLFSAVSEIPYRLYIPDPDTLNVMPTLALGLLVARGWQDRLWISKVLALAALLVAAIFSERLMFGFFGVLLPLAMLLVFRRSWYFSLLPGLVCLAANQWHVLLESARFGNSVAIFGLGTCLFAPMLGMFLLRHLRHHQPPPMRRWAYALYPAHFLMLLAVRQIIT is encoded by the coding sequence ATGCACCTGAGTAAACGCGACGGCGCGCTGGATCTGCTCAAGTGGCTGGCGCTGCTGAGCATGTTGCTCGATCACCTGCGCTACGTCGGCTTCTCCGCCGATTGGCTTTACGTGCCGGGGCGACTGGCGTTTCCGTGGTTTTGCCTGGCGATGGCGGCGAATCTGGCGCGTGACAGTTCGCGGAAGATGGAGTGGCGGTACCTCGGTTGGCTGTTGCTGTTCAGCGCCGTCAGTGAAATTCCGTATCGGTTGTACATTCCCGATCCTGACACGCTCAACGTGATGCCGACGCTGGCGCTGGGGTTGTTGGTGGCGCGGGGTTGGCAGGATCGGTTGTGGATATCGAAGGTGCTCGCACTGGCCGCGCTGCTGGTGGCGGCCATTTTTTCCGAACGACTGATGTTCGGTTTCTTTGGCGTGCTGCTGCCGTTGGCGATGCTGCTGGTGTTCCGCCGGTCGTGGTACTTCAGTCTATTGCCGGGGCTGGTGTGTCTGGCTGCGAATCAATGGCATGTCTTGTTGGAGTCGGCGCGGTTCGGCAACAGCGTGGCGATATTTGGCCTGGGGACATGCCTTTTTGCCCCGATGCTCGGAATGTTCTTGTTGCGACATCTGCGACATCACCAGCCACCACCGATGCGGCGCTGGGCGTATGCGCTCTACCCGGCGCATTTCTTAATGCTGCTCGCCGTCCGCCAGATCATCACATAA
- a CDS encoding sarcosine oxidase subunit beta — protein sequence MQRYSGFGLFKHSLSHHENWQRMWRTPTPKKVYDVVIVGGGGHGLATAYYLAKEHGITNVAVVEKGWLGGGNTARNTTIVRSNYLWDESAHLYEHAMKLWEGLSQDLNYNVMFSQRGVYNLCHTLQDIRDSERRVSANRLNGVDGELLNAKQVADEIPYLDCSKNTRYPVMGATVQRRGGVARHDAVAWGFARAADALGVDLIQQTEVIGFRKENGVCIGVETNKGFIGAKRVGVVTAGNSGHMAKLAGFRLPIESHPLQALVSEPIKPIIDSVIMSNAVHGYISQSDKGDLVIGAGIDGYNGYGQRGSYPVIEHTVQAIVEMFPVLSRVRMNRQWGGIVDTTPDACPIISKTPVPNMFFNCGWGTGGFKATPGSGNVFAASLAKGEMHPLAAPFSIDRFHNGALIDEHGAAAVAH from the coding sequence ATGCAACGCTATTCCGGCTTCGGCCTCTTCAAACACTCACTCAGCCATCACGAAAACTGGCAGCGCATGTGGCGCACGCCGACCCCGAAAAAAGTCTACGACGTGGTCATCGTCGGCGGCGGCGGGCACGGCCTGGCAACGGCTTACTATCTGGCGAAAGAACACGGCATCACTAATGTGGCCGTGGTCGAGAAAGGCTGGCTGGGCGGCGGTAACACCGCGCGCAACACCACCATCGTTCGCTCCAACTATCTGTGGGACGAGTCGGCGCACCTCTACGAACACGCGATGAAATTGTGGGAAGGGCTGTCGCAGGATCTCAACTACAACGTGATGTTCTCGCAGCGCGGCGTCTACAACCTGTGCCACACCTTGCAGGACATCCGTGATTCCGAGCGTCGGGTCAGCGCCAACCGTCTCAACGGCGTCGATGGTGAATTGCTCAACGCCAAACAGGTCGCTGACGAAATTCCGTACCTCGACTGCTCGAAAAACACCCGCTACCCGGTGATGGGCGCCACCGTTCAGCGTCGCGGCGGCGTTGCCCGTCACGATGCCGTGGCCTGGGGCTTCGCGCGCGCCGCTGATGCCTTGGGCGTGGACTTGATCCAGCAGACCGAAGTGATCGGTTTCCGCAAGGAAAACGGCGTGTGCATCGGTGTTGAAACCAACAAGGGCTTCATCGGCGCCAAGCGCGTCGGCGTAGTCACTGCCGGTAACTCCGGGCACATGGCCAAGCTCGCCGGTTTCCGTCTGCCGATCGAATCCCACCCGTTGCAAGCACTGGTGTCCGAGCCGATCAAACCGATTATCGACAGCGTGATCATGTCCAACGCCGTACACGGTTACATCAGCCAGTCCGACAAGGGCGACCTGGTGATCGGTGCCGGTATCGACGGTTACAACGGCTACGGTCAGCGCGGTTCGTATCCGGTGATCGAGCACACCGTGCAAGCGATCGTCGAGATGTTCCCGGTATTGTCCCGCGTGCGCATGAACCGCCAATGGGGCGGGATCGTCGACACCACCCCGGACGCCTGCCCGATCATTTCGAAAACCCCGGTACCGAACATGTTCTTCAACTGCGGTTGGGGCACCGGTGGCTTCAAGGCCACACCGGGTTCGGGCAACGTGTTTGCCGCGAGTCTGGCCAAGGGTGAAATGCACCCATTGGCCGCACCGTTTTCCATCGACCGTTTCCACAACGGCGCGCTCATCGACGAACACGGCGCTGCTGCCGTCGCCCACTAA
- the fdhA gene encoding formaldehyde dehydrogenase, glutathione-independent: protein MSGNRGVVYLGAGKVEVQKIDYPKMQDPRGRKIEHGVILKVVSTNICGSDQHMVRGRTTAQTGLVLGHEITGEVIEKGSDVENLKIGDLVSVPFNVACGRCRSCKEQHTGVCLTVNPARAGGAYGYVDMGDWTGGQAEYVLVPYADFNLLKLPDRDKAMEKIRDLTCLSDILPTGYHGAVTAGVGPGSTVYIAGAGPVGLAAAASARLLGAAVVIIGDVNTVRLAHAKAQGFEIVDLSKDTPLHEQIAALLGEPEVDCAVDCVGFEARGHGHDGVKAEAPATVLNSLMGVVRVAGKIGIPGLYVTEDPGAVDAAAKMGSLSIRFGLGWAKSHSFHTGQTPVMKYNRQLMQAIMWDRINIAEVVGVQVISLDQAPEGYGEFDAGVPKKFVIDPHKLFSAA, encoded by the coding sequence ATGTCTGGCAATCGTGGTGTGGTGTATCTCGGCGCTGGCAAGGTCGAAGTACAGAAAATCGACTATCCGAAAATGCAGGATCCGCGCGGTCGCAAGATCGAGCACGGGGTCATCCTCAAAGTGGTCTCCACCAACATTTGCGGCTCTGACCAGCACATGGTGCGCGGCCGGACCACGGCGCAGACCGGTCTGGTGTTGGGCCACGAGATCACCGGTGAGGTGATCGAAAAAGGCTCTGACGTCGAAAACCTGAAAATCGGCGATCTGGTTTCCGTGCCGTTCAACGTAGCTTGCGGGCGCTGCCGTTCCTGCAAAGAGCAACACACCGGCGTCTGCCTGACCGTCAACCCGGCCCGTGCCGGCGGCGCTTACGGCTACGTCGACATGGGCGACTGGACCGGCGGCCAGGCCGAATACGTGCTGGTGCCGTACGCCGACTTCAACCTGCTGAAACTGCCGGACCGCGACAAGGCCATGGAGAAAATCCGCGACCTGACCTGCCTCTCCGACATCCTCCCGACCGGTTACCACGGCGCCGTCACTGCCGGCGTTGGCCCGGGCAGCACCGTGTACATCGCTGGCGCCGGCCCGGTCGGTCTGGCGGCTGCCGCTTCGGCACGTCTGCTCGGCGCGGCGGTGGTAATCATCGGCGACGTCAACACCGTCCGCCTGGCCCACGCCAAAGCGCAGGGTTTTGAAATCGTCGACCTGTCCAAGGACACCCCGCTGCACGAACAGATCGCCGCACTGCTGGGCGAGCCGGAAGTCGACTGCGCGGTGGACTGCGTCGGTTTCGAAGCACGCGGCCACGGCCACGACGGCGTCAAGGCCGAAGCTCCGGCGACGGTGCTCAACTCACTGATGGGCGTGGTGCGGGTGGCCGGCAAGATTGGCATCCCGGGCCTGTACGTCACCGAAGATCCTGGCGCCGTCGACGCCGCCGCGAAAATGGGCAGCCTGAGCATCCGTTTCGGTCTGGGCTGGGCCAAATCCCACAGCTTCCACACTGGGCAAACTCCAGTGATGAAGTACAACCGCCAGCTGATGCAGGCAATCATGTGGGATCGCATCAACATCGCCGAAGTTGTCGGCGTGCAAGTGATCAGCCTCGATCAGGCGCCGGAAGGTTACGGCGAGTTCGATGCCGGTGTGCCGAAGAAGTTTGTGATTGATCCGCACAAGTTGTTCAGTGCGGCGTAA